A section of the Mangifera indica cultivar Alphonso chromosome 12, CATAS_Mindica_2.1, whole genome shotgun sequence genome encodes:
- the LOC123192955 gene encoding myb-like protein X: MKGMKGKLLKKLKAIQPIAYNLKPERILMVNAVDGLFETFTKSPPNKDVKESQFVPKELEEEEKIGTFVEPDVIDVAELMKDLEEEDDEMEVEFDDGDDKENVGLALKRKDSVSCKENVEVLKKSENGFCRETRALSEIDVNSFRRPDMNSGSLFDPNLLAAFEEAVNVHITMSHEERKARIEKENIDKMREEEERKSRIEQENLELEQIEEEPPHKSRRIDEEEEEDDANPLLAFEEKCPPGGDESVILYTTTLRGIRKTFEDCNNIRFLLETFRIKHYERDVSMHAEFREELWRIFDHKALPPRLFIRGRYIGGAAEVLVLHEQGKLRPLFEGIPIDQSSGPCEGCAGVRFVPCFKCSGSHKIVDDAGMSTECQDCNENGLIICPLCC; this comes from the coding sequence atgaagggAATGAAAGGAAAGCTGCTCAAGAAGCTCAAAGCCATTCAACCGATCGCTTATAATCTGAAGCCTGAGAGAATTCTTATGGTTAATGCGGTAGATGGGTTGTTTGAAACATTTACGAAGAGTCCACCCAATAAGGATGTGAAGGAATCGCAGTTTGTGCCAAAGGAATTAGAGGAAGAGGAAAAGATTGGAACTTTTGTGGAGCCTGATGTTATTGATGTGGCTGAGCTTATGAAAGaccttgaagaagaagatgatgaaatggaagttgaatttgatgatggtgatgataaAGAGAATGTTGGGTTGGCACTAAAGAGAAAAGATTCAGTTTCTTGCAAGGAGAATGTGGAGGTCTTGAAGAAATCAGAGAATGGTTTTTGTAGAGAAACAAGGGCTTTGTCTGAGATTGATGTCAATTCTTTTAGGCGACCGGATATGAATTCTGGAAGCCTCTTCGATCCGAATTTGCTAGCCGCCTTTGAGGAAGCTGTGAATGTGCATATTACGATGAGTCACGAAGAGAGAAAAGCTAGAATTGAGAAggaaaatatagataaaatgagagaagaagaagaaagaaagtcAAGGATTGAGCAGGAAAATCTTGAACTTGAACAGATTGAAGAAGAACCCCCACATAAATCTCGCCGCatagacgaagaagaagaagaggatgatGCCAACCCCTTACTAGCCTTTGAAGAGAAATGTCCTCCGGGTGGTGATGAATCAGTAATTCTGTACACAACAACATTGAGAGGAATAAGAAAAACCTTTGAGGATTGCAACAACATTCGGTTTCTTCTAGAGACTTTTCGGATCAAACACTACGAGAGAGACGTGTCGATGCACGCAGAATTCAGGGAAGAGTTGTGGAGAATCTTTGATCACAAAGCATTACCTCCAAGGCTTTTCATCAGAGGAAGATACATTGGTGGAGCTGCAGAGGTTTTAGTGTTGCATGAACAAGGAAAACTCAGGCCACTCTTTGAAGGAATCCCAATTGATCAATCCAGTGGCCCTTGTGAAGGATGTGCAGGAGTGAGATTTGTGCCTTGTTTCAAGTGCAGTGGCAGCCATAAGATTGTTGATGATGCAGGAATGTCAACAGAATGCCAAGATTGTAATGAAAATGGGTTGATTATTTGCCCCCTTTGTTGCTGA